In Pectobacterium aroidearum, the following are encoded in one genomic region:
- a CDS encoding 3-deoxy-7-phosphoheptulonate synthase, translating to MLQTDELRSARIESLVTPQTLLARFPITPAVAENVTSSRKKIEVILTGHDPRLLVVIGPCSIHDTDSALDYARRLAALRTQYQDRLEVVMRTYFEKPRTVVGWKGLISDPALNGTFQVNEGLEIARRLLLDVNQLGLPTATEFLDMVTGQYIADLISWGAIGARTTESQIHREMASALSCPVGFKNGTDGNTRIAVDAIRAARAQHMFLSPDKQGFMSVYKTQGNPFGHIIMRGGKKPNYHAEDIAAACAHLREFSLPEHLVIDFSHANCQKQHRRQLDVADDICQQIRAGSRAIAGIMAESFLIEGNQPAINPLALTYGQSITDPCLSWQDTETLLARLADAVDSRF from the coding sequence ATGCTACAAACAGATGAACTGCGGAGCGCGCGCATCGAGAGTCTGGTTACACCCCAAACGTTACTCGCCAGATTCCCGATCACCCCTGCCGTTGCCGAAAATGTCACCTCGTCACGCAAGAAAATTGAAGTCATCCTAACCGGTCACGATCCACGTCTTCTCGTCGTGATTGGCCCATGTTCGATCCATGACACCGACAGTGCGCTAGATTATGCACGCCGTCTTGCTGCGCTGCGCACGCAGTATCAGGATCGATTGGAAGTCGTCATGCGCACCTATTTTGAAAAACCGCGCACGGTCGTCGGCTGGAAGGGACTCATTTCCGATCCGGCACTCAACGGCACCTTCCAGGTAAACGAAGGGCTGGAGATTGCACGCCGCCTGCTGTTGGACGTCAATCAACTCGGATTGCCAACCGCGACGGAATTCCTCGATATGGTCACCGGCCAATATATTGCCGACCTGATTAGCTGGGGTGCGATTGGCGCAAGAACCACTGAAAGCCAGATTCATCGGGAAATGGCCTCGGCGCTGTCCTGCCCCGTCGGCTTCAAGAACGGCACAGACGGCAACACGCGCATCGCCGTCGATGCCATTCGTGCCGCCCGTGCCCAGCATATGTTCCTTTCGCCGGATAAGCAGGGCTTCATGTCGGTCTACAAAACGCAGGGCAACCCGTTTGGTCATATTATTATGCGCGGCGGGAAAAAACCGAATTACCACGCGGAAGACATCGCTGCCGCCTGCGCTCATCTGCGTGAGTTCTCGCTGCCCGAGCATCTGGTGATCGATTTCAGTCATGCCAACTGTCAGAAACAGCACCGTCGCCAGCTCGATGTAGCCGATGACATCTGCCAGCAAATTCGTGCGGGCTCACGCGCCATCGCGGGCATCATGGCGGAAAGTTTCTTAATTGAAGGCAACCAGCCTGCTATCAATCCTCTGGCATTGACGTATGGGCAATCCATTACCGATCCTTGTCTGAGCTGGCAGGACACCGAAACGCTGCTGGCTCGTCTGGCAGACGCCGTCGACAGCCGTTTCTAA
- the apbE gene encoding FAD:protein FMN transferase ApbE produces MTPLAAKRLLLCGLFSLLTACDNPAPTAQRPLLTIEGKTMGTFYSVKISGDITEDKTQLQREIDALLEQANNDISTYRDDSVLSRFNQYRGTDPQPISNGMADIILAALRIGKATHGAMDITVGPLVNLWGFGPQKQPTRIPSQQQIDVARQNVGVRHLKLIGDEKGEWIQKDLPDLYVDLSTLGEGYGADVLAQLMTRKGITNYLVSVGGAISSRGVNAEGTPWRVAIQKPTDQENAAQAAVNLQGYAISTSGSYRNYFEQDNKRYSHVIDPETGRPITHQLVSATVIAPTALEADGWDTGLMVLGTEKALKLAEQQGLAVYLITKTDKGFSAVMTPQFKSFLIAAP; encoded by the coding sequence ATGACGCCTCTCGCCGCGAAGAGATTACTACTCTGTGGCTTATTCAGTCTTCTGACCGCCTGCGATAATCCAGCTCCAACGGCACAGCGCCCCTTGTTGACCATTGAAGGTAAAACGATGGGGACGTTTTACAGCGTAAAAATTAGCGGCGACATCACCGAAGACAAAACGCAGTTGCAACGAGAAATCGATGCCCTGCTGGAGCAGGCCAATAACGACATTTCCACCTACCGTGACGATTCCGTGCTGTCGCGTTTTAATCAGTATCGGGGAACGGATCCACAGCCTATCAGCAACGGCATGGCGGATATTATTCTGGCTGCGCTGCGTATCGGTAAAGCCACTCACGGTGCGATGGATATCACCGTCGGCCCGTTGGTTAACCTCTGGGGGTTCGGCCCGCAAAAACAGCCTACGCGTATTCCCAGCCAGCAGCAGATCGATGTCGCACGGCAAAACGTTGGGGTGCGTCACCTGAAACTGATCGGCGACGAAAAAGGAGAATGGATTCAGAAAGATCTCCCGGATTTGTATGTCGATCTCTCCACGCTGGGCGAAGGGTATGGCGCAGATGTTCTCGCACAGTTAATGACGCGTAAAGGGATCACCAATTATCTGGTTTCCGTCGGCGGCGCCATTTCCAGCCGTGGCGTAAATGCAGAAGGAACGCCGTGGCGCGTGGCGATTCAGAAGCCAACCGACCAGGAAAACGCGGCACAGGCAGCGGTGAATTTGCAGGGCTATGCAATCAGCACCTCCGGCAGCTATCGGAATTATTTTGAGCAGGACAACAAACGCTATTCTCACGTTATCGATCCCGAGACGGGCAGACCGATTACTCACCAGTTGGTTTCTGCGACCGTAATTGCGCCGACTGCGCTGGAAGCGGATGGTTGGGATACCGGTTTGATGGTGTTGGGAACAGAGAAGGCGTTGAAGCTGGCAGAACAACAGGGGCTAGCGGTTTATCTGATTACCAAAACGGATAAGGGTTTTAGCGCGGTAATGACGCCACAGTTTAAATCCTTCCTGATTGCGGCACCGTGA
- a CDS encoding hemin ABC transporter substrate-binding protein — MKNWLFPLLLTLPLGVSAAERIVSIGGDVTEIIYALGAEKDLVARDSTSLHPEAVKKLPDVGYMRQLNTEGILAMKPSLVVASDLSQPSLILQQVASSGTKVVHVPAQPSLDVVPQKIGVIAQALGKETEGKKLAETYQQQLAAVKNAPLPVNVLFVLSHGGMTALAAGKNTPADTIIRSAGLKNAMQNVERYQPLSQEGVVASAPDLILISSQGLKTLGGEAQVWKLPGLELTPAGKQKRLLVVDDMAMLGFTLDTPALMATLRQTAEAIK, encoded by the coding sequence ATGAAAAACTGGCTATTCCCCCTGCTATTGACACTCCCACTGGGGGTGTCTGCTGCCGAACGTATCGTGTCTATCGGCGGTGACGTCACGGAAATCATCTATGCGCTGGGCGCAGAGAAAGATCTGGTTGCGCGAGACAGCACCAGCCTGCACCCGGAAGCGGTGAAGAAGCTGCCTGATGTCGGCTATATGCGCCAGCTCAATACCGAAGGCATTCTGGCAATGAAACCGTCTCTGGTTGTCGCCAGCGATCTGTCTCAGCCGTCTCTCATTCTGCAGCAGGTTGCCAGCAGCGGTACCAAAGTCGTTCACGTTCCTGCTCAGCCTTCGTTGGATGTTGTGCCGCAAAAAATCGGCGTCATCGCACAGGCGCTGGGGAAAGAGACGGAAGGTAAAAAGCTGGCGGAAACCTATCAACAGCAACTGGCGGCAGTAAAAAACGCCCCGCTGCCGGTGAATGTGCTGTTCGTTCTCAGCCACGGCGGCATGACCGCGCTGGCGGCAGGCAAAAATACCCCGGCGGACACGATTATCCGCAGCGCGGGATTAAAGAATGCCATGCAAAACGTTGAGCGTTACCAGCCGCTGTCGCAAGAAGGCGTGGTTGCCAGTGCGCCGGACCTGATTCTGATCTCCAGTCAGGGGCTGAAAACATTGGGTGGTGAAGCGCAAGTCTGGAAATTACCCGGTCTGGAACTGACGCCTGCTGGCAAGCAGAAACGCCTGCTCGTCGTCGATGACATGGCAATGCTCGGCTTTACGCTCGACACCCCAGCGCTAATGGCAACGCTGCGCCAGACAGCCGAAGCGATAAAATGA
- a CDS encoding pyruvate, water dikinase regulatory protein, translated as MERSVFYVSDGTAITAEVLGHAVLSQFPVNTVSYTLPFVESEARAKAVCEQINTLYQQTGVRPLVFYSIVTPTVRNIIISSEGFCQDIVQALVAPLQEELNTPPTPVANRTHGLTANNLSKYDARIAAIDYTLAHDDGISLRNLDQAQVILLGVSRCGKTPTSLYLAMQFGIRAANYPFIADDMDNLRLPDALKLFQHKLFGLTIDAERLAAIREERRGNSRYASLRQCRMELSEVEALFRKHQIKYLNTTNYSVEEISAKIIDILGMSRRMY; from the coding sequence GTGGAAAGAAGCGTATTTTATGTCTCGGACGGTACGGCCATTACGGCAGAAGTACTGGGTCATGCGGTGTTGTCCCAGTTCCCCGTGAACACAGTTAGCTATACCTTACCTTTCGTTGAAAGTGAAGCGCGCGCCAAAGCCGTGTGTGAACAAATCAATACGTTGTATCAGCAAACCGGTGTGCGTCCGCTAGTGTTTTACTCCATTGTCACGCCGACCGTGCGTAACATTATTATCAGTAGCGAAGGATTTTGCCAGGACATCGTACAGGCGCTGGTTGCACCCTTACAGGAAGAATTGAACACGCCGCCTACGCCAGTTGCTAACCGTACTCATGGTTTGACGGCCAATAATCTGAGCAAATACGACGCCCGTATCGCTGCCATCGACTACACGCTGGCACACGATGACGGCATTTCACTGCGCAATCTCGATCAAGCGCAGGTGATTTTGCTGGGTGTGTCACGCTGCGGCAAGACGCCGACCAGCCTTTATCTGGCGATGCAATTCGGTATTCGTGCCGCCAACTACCCTTTTATTGCTGATGATATGGACAACCTGCGCCTGCCGGATGCGTTGAAGCTCTTCCAGCACAAGCTCTTCGGACTCACCATTGATGCAGAACGGCTGGCGGCCATTCGGGAAGAACGCCGGGGAAACAGCCGCTATGCGTCACTACGCCAGTGCCGCATGGAGCTCAGCGAAGTTGAAGCGCTATTTCGCAAACACCAGATTAAATATCTCAATACGACCAATTATTCCGTTGAGGAAATTTCCGCCAAAATCATCGACATTCTTGGCATGAGTCGAAGAATGTACTAG
- the ppsA gene encoding phosphoenolpyruvate synthase, with translation MSNNGPDLRNVLWYNQLGMHDVERVGGKNASLGEMITNLSGLGVAVPNGFATTAQAFNDFLNQSGINQRIYELLDRTDIDDLNQLASAGTQIRQWIIDTPFQPELEKAISDAYQQLADGEKDASFAVRSSATAEDMPDASFAGQQETFLNVQGIDAVMVAVKHVFASLFNDRAISYRVHQGYDHRGVALSAGVQRMVRSDLASAGVMFTIDTESGFDQVVFITSAYGLGEMVVQGAVNPDEFYVHKPTLQNNKPAIVRRNMGSKKIRMVYAASQEHGKQVRIEDVPAEQTTRFSLTDDEVQALARQALLIEKHYGRPMDIEWAKDGHTGKLYIVQARPETVRSNGQVMERYHLPASGTVLVEGRAIGHRIGAGEVKVIQDISEMHLINAGDVLVTDMTDPDWEPIMKKAAAIVTNRGGRTCHAAIIARELGIPAVVGCGDATERLRKGQKVTVSCAEGDTGYVYQDLLDFSVKSSQIDEMPALPLKIMMNVGNPDRAFDFACLPNDGVGLARLEFIINRMIGVHPRALLEFDQQTPELQREIKTLMQGFDDPIEFYVGRLTEGIATLAAAFSPKRVIVRLSDFKSNEYANLVGGERYEPEEENPMLGFRGAGRYVSPDFKACFALECEAVKRVRNVMGLKNVEIMIPFVRTVAQAESVIAELANQGLRRGEDGLKIIMMCEIPSNALLADEFLQHFDGFSIGSNDMTQLALGLDRDSGVVSSLFDERNDAVKALLSMAIKAAKKQGKYVGICGQGPSDHEDFALWLMEQGIDSLSLNPDTVVQTWLNLAEHK, from the coding sequence ATGTCCAATAACGGCCCTGATTTGCGTAATGTCCTTTGGTATAACCAGCTCGGTATGCACGACGTTGAAAGGGTGGGGGGCAAAAATGCCTCTCTGGGTGAAATGATCACCAACCTTTCAGGATTGGGCGTAGCCGTTCCCAACGGCTTTGCGACAACGGCGCAGGCGTTTAATGATTTTCTTAATCAAAGCGGGATTAACCAGCGCATTTATGAGCTGCTCGATCGCACCGACATTGACGACCTGAATCAACTGGCCAGCGCGGGTACGCAGATTCGCCAGTGGATTATTGATACGCCATTCCAGCCGGAGCTGGAGAAGGCGATCAGCGACGCCTATCAGCAACTGGCCGATGGCGAGAAAGACGCCTCGTTTGCTGTGCGTTCTTCCGCCACCGCAGAAGATATGCCGGATGCGTCTTTTGCCGGCCAACAGGAAACTTTCCTGAATGTGCAGGGTATTGATGCTGTGATGGTCGCGGTGAAGCACGTGTTTGCGTCGTTGTTTAATGACCGCGCGATCTCCTACCGTGTGCATCAGGGCTACGACCATCGCGGTGTGGCGCTGTCGGCGGGCGTGCAGCGCATGGTGCGTTCCGATCTGGCTTCCGCGGGCGTGATGTTTACCATTGATACCGAATCCGGTTTTGATCAGGTGGTGTTTATCACGTCGGCTTACGGTTTGGGTGAAATGGTGGTGCAGGGCGCGGTGAACCCGGACGAGTTCTATGTCCACAAGCCGACCTTGCAGAACAACAAACCTGCGATTGTGCGCCGTAACATGGGATCGAAAAAAATCCGTATGGTGTATGCCGCGAGCCAGGAACATGGCAAGCAGGTACGGATTGAAGATGTGCCGGCAGAGCAAACGACGCGTTTCAGCCTGACGGACGACGAAGTGCAGGCGCTGGCGCGTCAGGCACTGCTGATTGAAAAACATTACGGCCGCCCGATGGACATCGAGTGGGCGAAGGATGGTCACACCGGTAAGCTCTACATCGTGCAGGCGCGCCCGGAAACGGTGCGTTCCAACGGTCAGGTGATGGAGCGTTACCACCTGCCAGCCAGCGGTACGGTGCTGGTGGAAGGCCGTGCGATCGGTCACCGCATCGGTGCGGGTGAAGTCAAAGTGATTCAGGACATCAGCGAGATGCACCTGATCAACGCAGGCGATGTACTGGTTACCGACATGACCGACCCGGACTGGGAACCGATCATGAAGAAGGCGGCAGCGATTGTGACCAATCGCGGCGGACGTACCTGCCATGCGGCGATTATCGCGCGTGAGCTGGGCATTCCAGCCGTTGTGGGCTGCGGCGATGCGACCGAGCGTTTGCGCAAAGGGCAAAAAGTCACCGTTTCTTGTGCGGAAGGCGACACGGGCTATGTGTATCAGGATCTGCTGGATTTCTCCGTGAAGAGTTCACAGATTGATGAAATGCCAGCTCTGCCGCTGAAAATCATGATGAACGTGGGCAACCCTGACCGCGCGTTTGATTTTGCCTGCCTGCCAAACGATGGCGTCGGTCTGGCGCGTCTGGAATTCATCATCAACCGCATGATTGGCGTGCACCCGCGTGCGTTGCTGGAATTCGACCAGCAAACCCCTGAGCTGCAACGTGAGATCAAGACGCTGATGCAGGGCTTCGACGATCCGATCGAGTTCTACGTCGGTCGTCTGACGGAAGGGATCGCGACGCTGGCAGCCGCATTCTCGCCGAAGCGCGTTATTGTCCGCCTGTCCGATTTTAAATCCAACGAGTACGCCAATCTGGTCGGTGGCGAGCGTTATGAGCCGGAAGAAGAGAACCCGATGCTGGGCTTCCGCGGTGCGGGTCGCTATGTGTCGCCGGACTTCAAAGCCTGTTTTGCGCTGGAATGCGAAGCGGTTAAACGCGTGCGTAATGTGATGGGTCTGAAGAACGTGGAAATCATGATCCCGTTTGTTCGTACCGTGGCGCAAGCGGAATCGGTGATTGCAGAACTGGCGAATCAGGGGCTGCGTCGTGGCGAAGATGGTCTGAAAATCATCATGATGTGCGAGATTCCGTCCAACGCGCTGCTGGCTGACGAATTCCTGCAACACTTTGATGGTTTCTCCATCGGCTCAAATGACATGACGCAGCTGGCGCTGGGTCTGGATCGTGACTCCGGCGTGGTATCGTCGCTGTTTGATGAGCGTAACGATGCGGTGAAGGCGCTGTTGTCGATGGCGATCAAGGCCGCCAAGAAGCAGGGTAAATACGTCGGTATTTGCGGACAGGGTCCGTCAGATCACGAAGATTTTGCCCTCTGGCTGATGGAACAAGGCATCGATAGCCTGTCGCTCAACCCAGACACCGTGGTGCAAACCTGGCTGAATCTGGCTGAGCACAAGTAA
- a CDS encoding hemin-degrading factor: MQTSIYQQYLQAKVEHPRKYARDLAALLGISEAELTHARVGHDAQRLQGDAKVWLSALEQVGNTKSITRNEYAVHEHTGYYQNQTLDGHAGLILNPRGLDLRLFLSQWASAFALRENTARGERQSIQFFDHQGDAILKVYTTDTTDMAAWQLFVEKFTSSENPALALRPAGNGTAAEQAIAHNPQFEADWRAMKDVHDFFILLKRYNLTRQQAFNSVADDLAYRVDNDALSQILFAAREDQNEIMVFVGNRGCVQIFTGTLERVERMEQHAEWINIFNKDFTLHLIEDAIAESWVTRKPTVDGVVTSLELYAADGSQIAQLFGQRTEGTPEQQQWRNQIDALKPHKDLAA; the protein is encoded by the coding sequence ATGCAGACGTCTATTTACCAACAATACCTCCAGGCTAAAGTTGAACATCCGCGTAAATATGCTCGCGATCTAGCTGCGCTACTCGGCATCAGCGAAGCGGAACTGACTCACGCCCGTGTCGGACACGATGCGCAACGCCTACAGGGTGATGCTAAAGTCTGGTTAAGCGCGCTGGAGCAGGTTGGTAATACCAAGTCGATCACGCGCAACGAGTACGCCGTGCATGAGCATACTGGCTATTATCAAAACCAGACGCTGGATGGACATGCTGGCCTTATCCTCAACCCGCGCGGATTGGATCTGCGTTTATTCCTCTCTCAATGGGCTTCAGCCTTTGCGCTGCGTGAAAACACCGCGCGCGGAGAGCGTCAAAGCATTCAATTCTTCGATCATCAGGGCGATGCGATTCTGAAGGTCTACACGACCGACACCACGGATATGGCCGCCTGGCAGCTATTCGTTGAGAAATTCACCAGCAGCGAAAACCCCGCATTGGCACTTCGTCCGGCAGGCAATGGCACGGCGGCCGAACAGGCCATCGCCCATAATCCTCAGTTTGAAGCAGATTGGCGTGCGATGAAGGATGTGCATGATTTCTTCATCCTGCTCAAGCGCTATAACCTGACGCGTCAGCAGGCGTTTAACTCGGTCGCTGACGATTTGGCCTACCGAGTAGACAACGATGCGCTGTCACAGATCCTGTTTGCCGCGCGTGAAGATCAAAACGAAATCATGGTATTTGTCGGCAACCGTGGCTGTGTACAAATTTTCACCGGCACACTCGAGCGCGTAGAACGTATGGAACAACACGCGGAATGGATTAACATCTTTAATAAAGATTTTACTCTGCATCTGATCGAAGACGCGATTGCTGAAAGCTGGGTGACGCGTAAACCGACGGTCGATGGTGTCGTGACCAGCCTCGAACTCTATGCCGCAGACGGCTCTCAAATTGCACAACTCTTCGGGCAACGTACCGAAGGAACGCCGGAACAACAGCAATGGCGTAATCAAATCGATGCCCTGAAACCGCATAAGGATCTCGCTGCATGA
- the ydiK gene encoding AI-2E family transporter YdiK, which translates to MSKYSQPPRFDLARILFSLAFITIMIIACFWVVQPFILGFAWACMVVIATWPMLIKFQALLWGRRSLAVIVMTLLLILLFIVPIGVLVSSVVDNSSALMSWGARQENFSPPTLEWLTSIPLVGEKLFNSWQALLQSGGSGLFAKVQPYFGKTATWLVAQAAHVGRFLMHCSLMLIFSALLYYKGEAVAKAVRHFAIRLGQERGDAAVILAAQSIRAVALGVVVTAIVQSVLGGIGLGLSGIPYTTLLTVLMFLCCLAQLGPLPVLIPAIIWLYWTGDNTWGTILLVWSCVVGTIDNIIRPVLIRMGADLPMLLILSGVIGGLLAFGMIGLFIGPVVLAVSYRLLFAWMREIPEPQNILSVNTSSKPNKE; encoded by the coding sequence TTGAGCAAATATTCTCAGCCACCACGATTTGATCTGGCCAGAATCCTGTTCAGTCTGGCGTTTATTACCATCATGATTATTGCCTGCTTTTGGGTGGTACAGCCTTTTATTCTGGGATTTGCCTGGGCGTGTATGGTGGTCATTGCCACCTGGCCGATGCTGATTAAATTTCAGGCGTTATTGTGGGGTCGGCGTTCTCTGGCCGTCATCGTTATGACGCTGCTGCTCATTCTGCTGTTTATTGTCCCCATTGGCGTGCTTGTCAGTAGCGTGGTGGATAACAGCTCGGCGTTAATGAGTTGGGGAGCCCGGCAGGAAAACTTTTCGCCGCCCACGCTGGAATGGCTAACGTCAATTCCTTTAGTTGGAGAGAAATTGTTCAACAGCTGGCAGGCGCTGTTACAAAGCGGCGGCAGCGGCCTATTTGCCAAAGTGCAGCCCTATTTTGGTAAAACCGCAACCTGGCTGGTTGCACAGGCCGCCCATGTCGGGCGTTTTCTGATGCACTGCTCTCTGATGCTGATCTTCAGCGCCCTGCTGTATTACAAGGGAGAAGCCGTTGCGAAAGCCGTGCGGCATTTCGCTATCCGGCTGGGACAGGAGCGCGGCGATGCCGCCGTGATTCTGGCGGCGCAGTCAATTCGTGCCGTTGCGCTGGGCGTAGTGGTAACGGCCATCGTGCAATCGGTGTTAGGCGGAATCGGTCTGGGACTGTCCGGGATTCCCTATACCACACTATTAACCGTACTGATGTTTCTGTGCTGTCTGGCGCAGTTGGGGCCGCTGCCGGTACTCATTCCTGCCATTATCTGGCTGTATTGGACGGGTGATAACACCTGGGGCACCATCCTGCTGGTCTGGAGCTGCGTCGTTGGAACAATCGATAACATTATCCGCCCGGTATTAATCAGGATGGGTGCCGATCTTCCTATGCTGCTGATTCTTTCCGGCGTCATTGGCGGATTGCTGGCTTTTGGCATGATTGGCTTATTTATTGGTCCGGTCGTCCTCGCCGTTTCCTATCGCCTGCTCTTTGCCTGGATGCGTGAAATCCCCGAACCGCAAAACATCCTCTCCGTTAATACGTCCAGCAAACCCAACAAAGAATAA